The stretch of DNA CAGCAAGGCATCTGGCTGCAGACGACTTGGCGCGTGCATATGGATGCACTAGAAAAAGACTTTTTACGCTGGCTGTTGCGCCGTTCGGTCGTTGATTTTTTATGTCGTTTTTTTGAGGGAGATGTGTGTAACATGGTTCAGGTACTCGCGCATCATTATCCTGACGGACGCGGACGTGGACGGGGCTCATATTCGGAGTTTGCTGCTCACGTTTTTCTTTCGGCTTCAGCCGGAACTCTTCCGCCGGGGTCTGgtcttcgtcgcctgtcCTCCGCTCTTTAAAATCTCCCATCCGCCGACGCCTAGACGCCTGCTCGAGGAGGCCacggagacgctgcggagatttcgcgccgcgccgggcggGGAGGGCCGCGGTCGGGGCGaccccgaggaggcgcgcgagggcaaaggcgcgagcctcgcaACGGAGTCCTACGTCtggagcgaagacgaagtcGAGAAGATCTTCCAAGTCCTCCGCGACTTCCGAGCGAGCAAAAAGGCTCGGCTgcggaagaaaaacgcagaGGACCGCAGTCTGCAGGGCGCAGGGGCGGGCGAAGAGACCCCGAGCGAGGTGAAGGACGGGATAGGAGAGGAGgtagaggaggaaggcgacgcggcgggggagagcggcgaccgcggcggcgagacgcgcttGACGCTTcccggcgtctcgctgcagagaTTCAAGGGCCTGGGAGAGATGCGTCccgagcagctgcgccggacAACCATGagtccgcagacgcggatGCTGAAGCGCATCTCCATCGAGGATGCCCAGGAGGTGAGAAAACGAATTCGCGCTTGCGGAGAGGGGACCGGGGGAGAAGCCTCGGCGCGGGGCAGAACGGAGGTCTCTATGCGTCTCGAACTGTATTCAAGAAACAGGTGCGGCTCTGCGTGCCGCGTCAAAACTCACGCGCGACTgtttcgcctgcggcgtctgtctgATTCGCAGGCAGAGAAAATCGTCGTGAGTCTGATGGGCGACGACATCGAGGCACGCAAGCGCATCATcgccgacgcgagcggcgaagtGTTCCTTGATGACCTCGACGTGTGACATCCAAAATGCAGATGCGCAGATCGCAGACTCTGCTGTCGCGTCCTGATTCGACTCTGCTTTCGCGAACGCTCCGTGGCGCATGAGTGCGGAGTCTAGAATGCCTTGCCTGAAGTTTTGAGGCTTCGGGGAGTCTTGATTCCAAGTCCCATGGTCTGAACGAGTCTCCGTGGCAGATGCATGCTGCCGCGCTCTTATCTCCTCGTATCTTGGGGCGAATGGAAACCGCGCCAGGAGGCGCTTGCGGCctgcggagctcgcgcgTGACAGAGCGGTCCGGTGACCATGCCAATCGCCGCTcaccctccccccccccttagGTTTTTTCGGTCGTTTCCAAAAATGAAAAAAACATCTGGTATAGTCGAGAGAAATTCGAGACGGCCGCGAGTCCGTCTGtcagccgcgcgggcgcagctcgCAGGAAACGAAAGCGGGtcggctgcgctcgccagTCTCCACTTCGCGCTTGTCTCTCGCACGGAGGTGCTCCAACGTAGTCTTCTGAAGACAAATCCGTTCACTAGAAACGAAGCGAAAGGCTtctaaccctaaaccctaggcgtctctgcgcgttttGTTTTGCGAACCCGACGGCTGGCTCACGTGTGGAAAGGACTgagacgaagcgccgcaCAGTGTTCGCGCTTAGAGTCTGTCTCAATCTTGTAGtcaccccccctccccctccccccctctcacAGGGCTTGCTGCAGGCAGATGTATGTATTCAGTATACACGCGTGTAGAAGAAGCAGGAGGCTAAGCGCGTGGTCTGGGCAAGAGTTGGCTTTTTTTGTCGTGTTTGTCTGAGATCGCGTATCCTCATCACGTAGGCGGACGATTCTCGGGGTCCGGTCATGCAAAGAATATACTTATTTTCGTGGTGCGTGGACGCGTGATATACGCaaatgtatgtatatatgtatatatatgtatcttgATACACAGTATATGTATGCTGTACAGGTGTAGTTCCGGACTCTCTTCCTCGTATTTTTTTTCAAATCTTGGCTTGGTCTGCAGCGTTCCGCGTCGAGTTCCCTTTCCTgcgagcgcggaaggcgtcctctcgcctcttcggctgAAAACGTGTGTTGAAAAAAGCTTCCTTttgaaaaaaagaaaactaCACTCTAAAAGCTGGCGTGAGCGCGCAAGGATCCGGTTAAGACTCCATTGAGCTGCACGCGTGCAGCTCTAGAAGCGACAACGCTGAGAAATAAAAGTgcgaagcgaggcgctggTGAGTCGGGGCAGAGGCGAATCGAGGCAGAAGCGACTCGAATTGCTGCCAGTGGATGGCTCCTTATTTGGGTGTACAGCGTAGACTACTTCATAATCGGTAGGGCTATTCCACGAGCAATCTACATTTTATATGGTAGATTCGTTACTATCGCGCAAATGTGTGATGAACCCCCAAACGGGGAACGATAAAGCTGAAGGGAGAAAGGTACAGCCTCAGCttcaggcgcgggcgcgtgagTGCGCTTTTCAGTGGAGGCGGACGGCCGGTCAGGAGCGAAAGCCGCAGTGAATGGGACGCACTTCGTTCGCGGACAGGAAGCAAGTGCACACTCAAAAACTATAGAACAAATCACCCAGGGAGCCAGGGGCGCACGGCGCTTCACTTGCCTTGTTAACGCTTGCAGAGACCTCTCACaacgaaggcgcagacgaacACTTCAGGGCAGGAAAGCAGGCGAAAAAACCAACCCCGCGCGAACCTCCCGCCACCACCCCGCCCCTCAACATTCGGCAAAAACCGAGGAAAATCGGAACGCTTCTTCACTCGCAGAGGCAGGACGGTCGCCATGCAAGCGCCCAAGTTACGCATCCGATCCACGCCTGAACGAAGAAATTCGTTTCCAACTTATTCAGactcgcaggcgagacggTTCGCCGGCCTGGCCTCGCGCACCAAACTCTCCTCTTTGCTCCCAACCGCCGCCAGAGATTCGCCAAAGCGAAGcggactctctctctctcttcctctccagcGCAGGCCACGCGTGAATCCTCCAGGGCACACACGCCAGCTTACGCATACATAAAAACGCCTTCACAAAAAGCTATAAATAAATATAATTCTGCATGTAGGTGGAGTACCGATGCAAAGATGCACGAAGGCGTGGGGGTCTCCACGGGGCGGACTGTATCGGGACGAACGCGGCGTGGCCCCCCGCGACCACGCGAGATTCTTCTGCGAGTGTGGGTTCGctcgaggacgaggcgagaggaagctCTTACGCCAGACAGTCTGTGCGAGTTTCACGTTTAGGAAAAGAAGCACTCGGCGTCTGGCGCAtatccgccgcctcctccaaTCATCCCTCCAAGCGGGAAGCACGGGTCGCCCTGCGcatgccgcagctgctgtctgtacagctgcatctgctgctcAAGTTTCTCTTGCATCTTCCGCTTgagctctctctgcgcatcCGTCAGGCCCCGCACGCCCTCTTGTGCAAGCGGCGCCGTGCCGTCTGCTGAGgacgcgtcctcgcctcggTGAGAGAAGGCGTCCTCCTCATCGTCTTCCATGCGCTCTCCGCTGACTGCGTCTTCGGCTGCAAATGGCGCGCCTTGCAGGCCGGGCGCAGAACCCGTCGCGGCATCGCTGCGGCATCTTAACACCTGCACCGCGCCGCTGAGTGGCGACGAAGCAAACGctgacgcggcgggcgagaaagacgcgggagacgacgcgagagacgaggccgAGAGCGCAGAGtagagcgacagcgagccTGGAGCCCGCTCCTTCTCCGACGAAcaccgccggcggctgcccgcgcgcccaggcgacgcagggagagagcgagagacggagGTGCAGGCCTCGAGGCCGGAAGCCAGAGGAAACGAAGGCAGCGTAGAGGCGAACGCCGCAGGGGAAGTCGCGGACACGAAGGGTTCGGCGCGACACGCCGGAACCGGCGCACAAGGCGAAAAATCCTCGATGTATAGCGCATGCGACGAGTCGAccgctgcggaaggcgaagcagccgctgGAGGACGTCCCACGACGAGGGGAGCAGACAGTGGAGAGGCAaaggacgcggcgagcgcagagtGCAACTGAGGCGGCGGACAGGTTCTCTTATCCCGCTCCAGTTTCTTCGCGGCCTCAGCACCGAGCAGGGCGCACGGCTTTCTAGAGCGACACAAATGCGGCTTTTGAAGAAgggaagacagagaagacggagagTGACGAAAGCGCTTGCGCTCGCGCAACAGCTGGGGGAAAACCTCCACGCtcggctcgctctcctccgcgcccgacATAGCCAGATCAGGCGTATGTGCACCGGGggtctcggcgtcgcagggAGAGGACACGGAGGGCTggaagaaggaggaaaacgacgcgcggcgcttcacaggcgcggcgcgggccgccagcgacggcgaggagaaggactGCGGGAGACTGTCAAGAGGCGGAAAGACGCAGGACGAAGAGTGAGCGGGGTacgaaggcagcgacgcccacgccatctctgcaggcgcgagagacgacggaaacgccgcggaggagagcccGTCAGGCGCCGGGAAAGCGGCAGCGCACGAGGGAGACTCGAAGGATGAAGAAGCGAGACACGCCCCTGCAGAGAATGTCTCATCGAACTCGCACATACGACGCAAAGCATCctccctggcgccgccgctcagtCCAGCTTGGAGTAGCCGCTGCTCGGTCATCTCCAGGTCGGACAACCGCAGTTTACTAGCCGGAAAAATAAAGATGCTCGAAGGCCGGCGAACAGGAAAGCGACGAAAGGCGAAGAACCGTGTGGAACTAAGGCGTTCTCGAATGGGGGTGAGTGTGCGCACAAAAAAAGACAAAACCGACACCAAAAGACATGCGCcgacagaagaggaggccgccTTAAAAAAAAAGGCGACCGAATCAGGAGGGACGAGAAACCGTCAAGTCTCGGAAAACAATTCAGTCAACGgcgcacaggcgccgcgcagcgacgaaggcgtCGAAAAAAACAGTCAGACGAAAGGATTCAGTGCAGGAGACACGTTggccgcgtccgcggtgCCCACTCGAAACAGCCGGTCCTCCCTTTGCGAGTTTTCAATCCCGGAGAGAAACAGAGCCGCGAAGTCCACCTCACGCAGAAACCACGGCGCGCTGCAAAGCCTCGCGTTCGCAAATCTTGAAGAGGTGATGCGGAATTTGCAGTTTCTTTGCGGCACACCAAGCCGGCTGCAGccgaggtgtacgtacaccggaCGGAACGTGTCCAGggcgga from Besnoitia besnoiti strain Bb-Ger1 chromosome V, whole genome shotgun sequence encodes:
- a CDS encoding hypothetical protein (encoded by transcript BESB_063480), whose protein sequence is MTEQRLLQAGLSGGAREDALRRMCEFDETFSAGACLASSSFESPSCAAAFPAPDGLSSAAFPSSLAPAEMAWASLPSYPAHSSSCVFPPLDSLPQSFSSPSLAARAAPVKRRASFSSFFQPSVSSPCDAETPGAHTPDLAMSGAEESEPSVEVFPQLLRERKRFRHSPSSLSSLLQKPHLCRSRKPCALLGAEAAKKLERDKRTCPPPQLHSALAASFASPLSAPLVVGRPPAAASPSAAVDSSHALYIEDFSPCAPVPACRAEPFVSATSPAAFASTLPSFPLASGLEACTSVSRSLPASPGRAGSRRRCSSEKERAPGSLSLYSALSASSLASSPASFSPAASAFASSPLSGAVQVLRCRSDAATGSAPGLQGAPFAAEDAVSGERMEDDEEDAFSHRGEDASSADGTAPLAQEGVRGLTDAQRELKRKMQEKLEQQMQLYRQQLRHAQGDPCFPLGGMIGGGGGYAPDAECFFS